The Streptomyces sp. NBC_00435 nucleotide sequence CGAAGCCCTCGTCGATGAAGAGGGTGTCGAGGCGCATACCGCCCGCCTCGTCGGTGACCACGTCGGCCAGGCCGAGCGCGAGCGCGAGCGAGGCGAAGAAGGTCTCGCCGCCGGACAGGGTCGCGGTGTCCCGCTCGCTGCCGGTCCAGGCGTCGACCACGTGCAGCCCGAGCCCCGACCGCCCCCGCCCGCCCGACCGGGCATCGGAGTGCACGAGGGTGTAGCGACCGCCGGACATGCGCAGCAGTCGTACCGTCGCCGCGGCGGCGACCTGCTCCAGCCGGGCCGCGAGCACGTACGCCTCCAGCCGCATCTTGCGCTCGTTGTCGGCGGAGGTGCCCGCGGTGAGTCCGGCGAGGCGGGCCACCCGCTCGTAGGCCTCGCGCAGCGGGCCCAGCGCGCGCAGTTCCCGCTCGGCCTGGAGGGAGAGCCCGTCGAGGTCCTTGCACCGGACCCGGGCCGCGTCCACGGCGGAGCCCGCCGTACGAAGCTTCGCCGCGGCCCGGTCCGCGTACGCCGCGGCCTCCTGCGGCGCGGCCGGAGGCAGGGCCGCCGCGGCGGCGGCGTCGGCCTCGCCGATGCGGTCCGCCAGCATGGCCTCCTCCGCCTGCCAGGCGTCCGCCCGGCGCTGGAGCGCGGTGCGTTCGTACTCCGGGAGCACCGCTTCGGCCGCCTCCTCGGTGGTGTCGAAGCCGGCCTTGAACGCGGCGTCGGCGAGCTGCCCGTCGGCCTCCTTCAACCGCGCGGCGGTGGCTTCGGCCCGGCGCAGCGAGGTCGCGGCCGCGGCGACCATGCGGACCCGGTCCTCCAGGACTCCGGTGCGGGCCGCGACACTGGGCGAGTCCGCCCGCACACGCGCCAGCTCCGCCTCCAGCGAGGCCTGTTCCCGGTCGAGCCCCTCGCGGCGCGACGCCCGGGCGGCGGCCCGTACCTCGGCGCCCTGCTGCTCGGAGCTGCGCACGGCGTGCTCCCGCTCGGCGCGGGCGAGCCGCTCCCGGGCGGTGTGCAGTCCGGCGGCCGCGGCGTGCGCCTCGGCATGACGGGAACTCAGCTCGGAGGTGAGTTCCAGGAGTTCGGCGGTGGTGGCGTCCCCCGCGGCGGCGGCTGCCTCGGCACGGGCCTGGCGAAGGGCGGCCAGCCTCCGCTCGACGCCCGCCCTGACCTCCTCGGCCAGCTCGAAGCGGGCGTGCGCCGCGTCCTCGGCGGCCCGGTCGACGTGCCCGGGGGCCGGGCGGGCCGGGGCGGGGTGCTCCGCGGACCCGCACACGGTGCACGGCTCCCCCGCCACCAGGGCGGCGGCCAGCTCGGCGGCGATCCCGCGCAGCCGGGTCTCCTTGAGCTCCAGCCAGCTCTCCCGGGCCGCGGTCGACTCCTCGCGCGCGCCGAGCAGTTCGCCGGAGGCCTGCTGCGCCTCACCGTCGAGGGCGTCGCGCCGCCGGGCGGCGTGCAGGTGCAGCCGAGCGGGCTCCAGCCTGCCGGCGAGCTGCTCGGCCAGGGTCGCGGCCTGCTGGGCGACGTCCGCCCGCCCGGCCAGCTCGGCCCGGGTCGCCTCCCACCGGCCGAGCCACTCGGCGGTCTCCTGCTGCTGTTCCTCGGCTGCCCGGGACTCCCGTTCCAGGTCGGCCCGTTCCCGGCCGATCTCGGCGCTGCGCTGCTCGGAGCGGCGGGCGGCTCCGAGGGCTCCGAGGGCTTCGCGCAGCTGCTGCTCGACCTCCGCCAGCTGCTCGGTGCCCGCCCCGGCCAGCGACGGCGGCAGCTCCGCCCGGGCCACCGACTCCGCGTGCGCGGCGGCCATGTGGGCTCCGGCGGCGCCTCCGCGCAGCTCCAGGGCGGGGGCGACGAGGGCCCCGCGCCGGGCCCGGTCGAGCAGGGCGCGCACCCGCTCCCGCTCCGGACCGGCCTCGGCGAGCAGGGCCGCCCGGCGCTCGGTCTCCGCATGGCGGCGTTGCAGCCGGTCGAGCTCCCGCTCCTCCTCGGCGGCCCGCCGGGCGGCGGCGTGGCGCCCCTCCACGGCGGCGAGGGCGTACTCGGCGACCGTGAGCCGTTCCCGGGCGGAGCAGCGCGCGACGGCCGCCCAGGCGCGGATCGCCACGGCCAGCCCGGGGTCGCCCGGCTGGTGCCGGGGCAGCGGCCAGGCCCGCAGGTCGGCGGCGTCCCCGGCGGCCTGGGCGAGGCGCTGGGCGGTGTGCAGCACTTGCTCGTCGCCGGCCCGGACCTTGGCCTCGGCGGTCCGGCGCCGGTCGCCGAGCAGGGTCTCGACGGCGGCGAAGCGGCGGGTGTCGAACAGCCGGCCCAGCAGCCGGCCGCGCGCCACCTCGTCGGCCCGCAGGAAACGTGCGAACTCCCCCTGCGGCAACAGCACGACCTGGCAGAACTGCTCGCGGCTCATGCCGAGCAGCTGCTCGATCTCCTCGCCGATCTCCTGGTGGGACCGGCTGAGCGGGCTCCAGTGTTCCCCGTCGTACTCGCGCAGCCAGCTCTGCGCCTTGTCCTTCGTGGTCCCCGTGCCGCGCTTCTTGGGCCGGTCCTGCTCGGGGCGCCGGGTGATCTCCAGGCGCCGCCCGCCGGCGGTGAGTTCGAGGGTGACCTCGGTCGGGGTGTCCCCGGCCGCGTGGTCGCTGCGCAGGCTGGTGCCCGGGGCCTGGCGGGAGCCGGGGACCGATCCGTAGAGGGCGTAGCAGACGGCGTCCAGGACGGAGGTCTTGCCCGCGCCGGTGGGGCCGTGCAGCAGGAAGATCCCGGCGCCGGAGAGGGCGTCGAAGTCGATCTCCTGCGGTTCCGCGAAGGGCCCGAAGGCGGTGACGCGCAGCCGGTGCAGCCTCATCGGTGGGTCTCCTGCCGGCCGTCGTCCACCCGTACGTCGTCGAAGGCCCCCTGGAGCACCGCCCGTTCGGCCTCGTCGGTGAAGCCGCCGCCGCGCACGTGGGCCACGAAGTCCTCGGCGATCTCCTGGTCGCTGCGCCCCTTGAGGCGCTGCGCGTAGGAGCCGCCGCCCTCCTCGGTGCGGCCCTCGGGGTCGAAGGCCAGGCTGAGGGTGTGCGGGAAGCGGGCCGCGAGTCGGGCCATGGGGTCCTCGGGCCGGACGGGGTCGGTGAGGGTGGCCTCCAGCCAGCACTCCTCGTAGGCGCTGTACGCGCTCTCGGAGAGCAGTTCCTCCAGCGGTCCCCGGATCCGGGCGAGGGCGCGCGGGACGGGGGTGTCCACGCGCTCGGCGCTCAC carries:
- a CDS encoding SMC family ATPase, with translation MRLHRLRVTAFGPFAEPQEIDFDALSGAGIFLLHGPTGAGKTSVLDAVCYALYGSVPGSRQAPGTSLRSDHAAGDTPTEVTLELTAGGRRLEITRRPEQDRPKKRGTGTTKDKAQSWLREYDGEHWSPLSRSHQEIGEEIEQLLGMSREQFCQVVLLPQGEFARFLRADEVARGRLLGRLFDTRRFAAVETLLGDRRRTAEAKVRAGDEQVLHTAQRLAQAAGDAADLRAWPLPRHQPGDPGLAVAIRAWAAVARCSARERLTVAEYALAAVEGRHAAARRAAEEERELDRLQRRHAETERRAALLAEAGPERERVRALLDRARRGALVAPALELRGGAAGAHMAAAHAESVARAELPPSLAGAGTEQLAEVEQQLREALGALGAARRSEQRSAEIGRERADLERESRAAEEQQQETAEWLGRWEATRAELAGRADVAQQAATLAEQLAGRLEPARLHLHAARRRDALDGEAQQASGELLGAREESTAARESWLELKETRLRGIAAELAAALVAGEPCTVCGSAEHPAPARPAPGHVDRAAEDAAHARFELAEEVRAGVERRLAALRQARAEAAAAAGDATTAELLELTSELSSRHAEAHAAAAGLHTARERLARAEREHAVRSSEQQGAEVRAAARASRREGLDREQASLEAELARVRADSPSVAARTGVLEDRVRMVAAAATSLRRAEATAARLKEADGQLADAAFKAGFDTTEEAAEAVLPEYERTALQRRADAWQAEEAMLADRIGEADAAAAAALPPAAPQEAAAYADRAAAKLRTAGSAVDAARVRCKDLDGLSLQAERELRALGPLREAYERVARLAGLTAGTSADNERKMRLEAYVLAARLEQVAAAATVRLLRMSGGRYTLVHSDARSGGRGRSGLGLHVVDAWTGSERDTATLSGGETFFASLALALGLADVVTDEAGGMRLDTLFIDEGFGSLDDQALDEVLDVLDSLRERDRSVGIVSHVADLRTRVQAQLEIVKQRGGSVVRHRTGAGTD